Proteins from a single region of Apium graveolens cultivar Ventura chromosome 7, ASM990537v1, whole genome shotgun sequence:
- the LOC141674719 gene encoding zinc finger BED domain-containing protein RICESLEEPER 2-like, which translates to MDIVVANDVALRYLKQTFSVRNKLPIDGRMFHARCCAHILNLCVQDGLVSTKEIIDKIRDGVKYVATSDSRRIKFAEISMSLGLKCKKLILDVSIRWNSIFSMLSCAIEFKNAFIIYSTSDLGFKEYVPTAEDWERVEYLFSRETPRGINDFESFIRETDGIVEPTKSELEEYLSEKILPPCSKFDVLSWWKGNSTKFPVLSKMASDILSIPISNVASESTFSAGIRIIEPHRSCLKPETVKVLLCGADWVHEFGDGDETKQIGSNM; encoded by the exons ATGGATATTGTTGttgcaaatgatgttgcattACGCTACCTGAAACAAACTTTTAGTGTTAGAAATAAATTACCAATTGATGGGAGAATGTTCCATGCACGATGTTGTGCACATATATTGAATTTATGTGTGCAAGATGGGCTAGTATCGACTAAGGAAATAATTGATAAAATTCGGGATGGGGTGAAATACGTGGCAACCTCAGACTCACGTAGGATTAAGTTTGCTGAGATTTCCATGTCGCTAGGCTTGAAGTGTAAAAAGTTAATTCTAGATGTTTCGATACGTTGGAATTCGATATTTAGTATGCTTTCTTGTGCTATTGAGTTCAAAAATGCTTTTATAATATATTCCACATCTGATTTGGGGTTCAAAGAGTATGTACCAACGGCTGAGGATTGGGAAAGGGTTGAATAT CTTTTTTCACGTGAGACACCACGGGGAATTAATGATTTTGAGAGTTTCATTCGAGAGACTGATGGTATAGTTGAGCCTACAAAGTCagaattggaagagtatttgagTGAGAAAATTCTGCCTCCATGTTCAAAATTTgatgttttatcctggtggaaaGGAAATTCTACAAAATTTCCTGTTTTGTCTAAAATGGCATCTGATATTTTAAGTATTCCTATTAGCAATGTGGCTTCCGAGTCAACTTTTAGCGCTGGGATTAGAATTATTGAACCTCACCGATCTTGTTTAAAACCTGAGACAGTTAAAGTGTTGTTGTGCGGAGCTGATTGGGTGCATGAA TTTGGGGACGGGGACGAGACTAAACAAATTGGTTCAAACATGTGA
- the LOC141672906 gene encoding uncharacterized protein LOC141672906 isoform X2, with protein MRAKVMNHTHELSVRFDDVNCQEYCTVRDIIPNLHDPSLYYAYVWYAVSYGLICASNVVHHGDDEGYNRNIYLWNPLIQKYKTLPDSPLPSRLHDMVDSWEALAFGFVPEVNDYFVVHIYKPHLPDNHHSVIIGVYSLNTNSWKKKNQDKCHMHLSNMHDTVFVNGAAFWLGLRGYTHIAMCFDTKTEILREIMLPEWISREIGDNRVIHPFGQSLAYFVDNYENCFDMGVLKGDPINEYSWEKKMSVCTKKSVKPGVLGLRNNGEPLVTQLGLVFKNRPVPYDFHKLISYSLDSLEENEFVESWYHWNDFSYTEKIVAPPFHITPFVESLVFLDID; from the exons ATGCGTGCAAAAGTCATG AATCATACCCATGAATTATCAGTTCGTTTCGATGATGTAAATTGTCAAGAATACTGCACAGTTAGAGATATCATTCCTAATCTTCACGATCCATCTCTATATTATGCCTATGTCTGGTATGCAGTATCATATGGTTTAATCTGCGCGTCAAATGTAGTTCATCATGGTGATGATGAAGGATATAATCGCAATATATATCTTTGGAATCCTCTTATTCAAAAATATAAAACTCTTCCAGATTCACCTCTTCCCTCAAGACTACATGACATGGTGGATTCATGGGAGGCTCTGGCTTTTGGATTTGTTCCTGAAGTTAATGATTATTTTGTGGTACATATTTATAAACCTCATTTGCCTGATAACCACCACTCAGTCATTATTGGTGTTTATAGTCTTAACACTAATTCTTGGAAGAAAAAGAATCAAGATAAATGTCATATGCATTTAAGTAATATGCATGACACAGTTTTCGTTAATGGTGCAGCATTTTGGTTAGGGCTTAGAGGCTATACTCATATAGCTATGTGCTTCGATACAAAGACTGAAATACTGCGTGAAATTATGTTGCCTGAATGGATATCGCGTGAAATTGGTGATAATCGTGTTATTCATCCATTTGGCCAGTCTCTTGCTTACTTTGTTGATAACTATGAAAATTGTTTCGACATGGGGGTATTGAAAGGCGATCCGATAAATGAATATTCTTGGGAGAAGAAGATGAGTGTTTGCACAAAAAAATCTGTTAAGCCTGGAGTCTTGGGGTTAAGGAACAATGGTGAACCATTAGTTACCCAATTGGGTCTAGTGTTTAAAAATAGACCAGTACCTTACGATTTTCATAAACTTATTTCTTATAGTCTTGATAGCCTTGAAGAAAATGAGTTTGTTGAATCATGGTATCATTGGAATGATTTTTCCTATACTGAAAAAATTGTAGCACCGCCTTTTCACATTACTCCTTTTGTGGAGAGTTTGGTTTTTCTTGATATTGATTGA
- the LOC141672906 gene encoding F-box/kelch-repeat protein At3g06240-like isoform X1 — METYMDLKMKPSYTSIDNLPEEVLTEMFIRLPVKYILRCICVQKSWYNLIKTPLFITLHFNRQKVTTHNHLKLLFFRQNHTHELSVRFDDVNCQEYCTVRDIIPNLHDPSLYYAYVWYAVSYGLICASNVVHHGDDEGYNRNIYLWNPLIQKYKTLPDSPLPSRLHDMVDSWEALAFGFVPEVNDYFVVHIYKPHLPDNHHSVIIGVYSLNTNSWKKKNQDKCHMHLSNMHDTVFVNGAAFWLGLRGYTHIAMCFDTKTEILREIMLPEWISREIGDNRVIHPFGQSLAYFVDNYENCFDMGVLKGDPINEYSWEKKMSVCTKKSVKPGVLGLRNNGEPLVTQLGLVFKNRPVPYDFHKLISYSLDSLEENEFVESWYHWNDFSYTEKIVAPPFHITPFVESLVFLDID; from the coding sequence ATGGAAACATATATGGATTTGAAGATGAAACCAAGTTACACTTCGATAGACAATTTACCTGAAGAAGTCTTAACAGAAATGTTTATAAGACTACCAGTCAAATATATATTGCGGTGCATATGCGTGCAAAAGTCATGGTATAATCTTATTAAAACTCCCTTGTTTATCACTCTCCACTTTAATCGTCAGAAAGTTACCACCCATAATCATCTTAAATTGCTGTTTTTCCGACAGAATCATACCCATGAATTATCAGTTCGTTTCGATGATGTAAATTGTCAAGAATACTGCACAGTTAGAGATATCATTCCTAATCTTCACGATCCATCTCTATATTATGCCTATGTCTGGTATGCAGTATCATATGGTTTAATCTGCGCGTCAAATGTAGTTCATCATGGTGATGATGAAGGATATAATCGCAATATATATCTTTGGAATCCTCTTATTCAAAAATATAAAACTCTTCCAGATTCACCTCTTCCCTCAAGACTACATGACATGGTGGATTCATGGGAGGCTCTGGCTTTTGGATTTGTTCCTGAAGTTAATGATTATTTTGTGGTACATATTTATAAACCTCATTTGCCTGATAACCACCACTCAGTCATTATTGGTGTTTATAGTCTTAACACTAATTCTTGGAAGAAAAAGAATCAAGATAAATGTCATATGCATTTAAGTAATATGCATGACACAGTTTTCGTTAATGGTGCAGCATTTTGGTTAGGGCTTAGAGGCTATACTCATATAGCTATGTGCTTCGATACAAAGACTGAAATACTGCGTGAAATTATGTTGCCTGAATGGATATCGCGTGAAATTGGTGATAATCGTGTTATTCATCCATTTGGCCAGTCTCTTGCTTACTTTGTTGATAACTATGAAAATTGTTTCGACATGGGGGTATTGAAAGGCGATCCGATAAATGAATATTCTTGGGAGAAGAAGATGAGTGTTTGCACAAAAAAATCTGTTAAGCCTGGAGTCTTGGGGTTAAGGAACAATGGTGAACCATTAGTTACCCAATTGGGTCTAGTGTTTAAAAATAGACCAGTACCTTACGATTTTCATAAACTTATTTCTTATAGTCTTGATAGCCTTGAAGAAAATGAGTTTGTTGAATCATGGTATCATTGGAATGATTTTTCCTATACTGAAAAAATTGTAGCACCGCCTTTTCACATTACTCCTTTTGTGGAGAGTTTGGTTTTTCTTGATATTGATTGA